From the Oncorhynchus nerka isolate Pitt River linkage group LG20, Oner_Uvic_2.0, whole genome shotgun sequence genome, one window contains:
- the LOC135563108 gene encoding kelch-like protein 14, whose product MSRSGDRTSTFDPTHSDTLLHGLNLLWRKQLFCDVTLTAQGQQFHCHKAVLASCSQYFRSLFSSSHMLNNEGTNNNKDQGSSGTPSSSPDDKLMASPRSINNLVLQGCSSIGLRLVLEYLYTANVTLSLDTVEEVLSVSKILNVPQITKLSVQFLNDQISVQNYKQICKIAALHGLDETKKLANKYLVEDVLLLNFEEMCAMLDALPPPVESELALFQMSVLWLEHDRETRMHYAPDLMKRLRFALIPAPELVERVQSVDFMRSDPVCQKLLMDAMNYHLMPFRQHCRQTTASRIRSNKRMLLLVGGLPPGPDRLPSNLVQYYDDEKKTWKILTSE is encoded by the exons ATGTCCAGATCCGGTGATAGAACCTCCACCTTTGACCCTACACACAGTGACACCCTGCTGCACGGGCTCAACCTGCTATGGAGGAAACAGCTTTTCTGTGATGTGACTCTCACTGCCCAGGGACAGCAGTTCCACTGCCACAAAGCCGTGCTGGCATCCTGCTCACAGTATTTCAGGTCTCTCTTCTCCAGCAGTCATATGCTCAACAACGAGGGGACCAACAACAACAAGGACCAGGGGAGCAGTGGTACCCCGTCTTCCTCCCCAGATGACAAGCTGATGGCCAGCCCCCGGTCCATCAACAACTTAGTCCTTCAGGGCTGCTCCTCCATCGGACTACGGCTAGTGCTGGAGTACCTGTACACTGCCAATGTCACGCTCTCCCTGGACACTGTGGAAGAGGTGCTCTCGGTCAGCAAGATCCTCAACGTCCCTCAGATCACCAAGCTCAGCGTGCAGTTCCTCAACGACCAGATCTCTGTGCAGAACTACAAGCAGATCTGCAAGATCGCGGCGCTGCACGGCTTGGACGAGACCAAGAAGCTGGCCAACAAATACCTGGTGGAAGATGTGCTGCTGCTGAACTTTGAGGAGATGTGCGCCATGCTGGATGCTCTGCCGCCCCCGGTGGAGTCGGAGCTGGCCCTCTTCCAGATGTCGGTCCTCTGGCTGGAGCATGACCGGGAGACTCGCATGCACTACGCCCCGGACCTGATGAAGAGGCTGCGCTTCGCCCTCATCCCGGCCCCAGAGCTGGTGGAGAGGGTGCAGTCGGTTGACTTCATGAGGAGTGACCCTGTATGCCAGAAGCTGCTGATGGACGCCATGAACTACCACCTGATGCCCTTCAGACAGCACTGCAGGCAGACCACAGCCAGCAG GATTCGTTCCAATAAGAGGATGCTGTTGTTGGTGGGTGGCTTGCCTCCTGGACCTGATCGACTCCCCAGTAATCTGGTCCAGTACTACGATGACGAGAAGAAGACATGGAAGATCCTCACTAGTGAGTAG